A window from Herbaspirillum sp. meg3 encodes these proteins:
- a CDS encoding CobD/CbiB family protein, protein MTFLSILFALLIEQLKPLRADNPIYAWIKSFAARIENWFNAGHAHHGRLGWFVMVAALTVPAGLIYWVCLRISPLAALAWNVLIVYMTLGFRHYSHYFTSIQLALNTGDEVAARALLAEWIKQDTSDMDITEISRIAAEKALVTTHRHVFGVFFWFLMPVGPACAVMYRVAEYLARAWNEPDHMKQEVFGRFAERAFYWIDWIPARFTASAFAVVGNFEDAIYAWRNFADRWKDEAVGIILSAGGGAMGVRFGTPAESASDVLPIDAATVDSTLEAADGFPGDQPSPRTLQSTVGLVWRALLLWMFLLLLLSVAVWLG, encoded by the coding sequence ATGACATTTCTTTCCATACTCTTTGCGCTCCTGATCGAACAATTGAAGCCGTTGCGGGCGGATAACCCCATCTATGCATGGATCAAATCCTTCGCGGCCCGCATCGAGAACTGGTTCAATGCCGGTCATGCACATCACGGGCGTCTGGGATGGTTTGTCATGGTGGCGGCATTGACGGTGCCCGCCGGCTTGATCTACTGGGTCTGCCTGCGGATCAGCCCGCTGGCAGCACTGGCGTGGAATGTCCTGATTGTCTACATGACATTGGGTTTTCGTCATTACAGCCACTATTTCACCTCCATTCAACTCGCCCTCAATACCGGCGACGAGGTCGCGGCACGCGCTTTGCTGGCCGAATGGATCAAGCAAGACACCTCCGATATGGACATCACAGAGATTTCCCGTATCGCAGCCGAAAAAGCCCTGGTCACCACGCATCGCCATGTATTCGGCGTATTCTTTTGGTTCCTGATGCCGGTCGGTCCGGCTTGCGCGGTGATGTACCGCGTAGCCGAATACCTGGCGCGCGCATGGAACGAGCCGGATCACATGAAGCAGGAAGTATTTGGCCGCTTTGCCGAGCGCGCTTTTTACTGGATTGACTGGATCCCCGCACGTTTTACTGCCTCGGCATTTGCGGTTGTCGGTAATTTTGAAGATGCGATCTACGCCTGGCGCAATTTTGCGGATCGTTGGAAGGATGAGGCCGTCGGCATCATTCTGTCGGCAGGTGGCGGCGCGATGGGCGTGCGCTTCGGCACCCCGGCAGAGTCGGCCTCGGACGTATTGCCGATCGATGCCGCGACGGTAGATTCCACGCTGGAGGCTGCGGATGGCTTCCCTGGCGATCAGCCTTCACCGCGTACCTTGCAAAGTACTGTGGGCCTGGTATGGCGTGCTCTGCTACTGTGGATGTTCCTGCTGCTGCTCTTGTCTGTGGCTGTCTGGCTCGGTTGA
- a CDS encoding DUF3579 domain-containing protein yields the protein MADPINTTNAPAQEFIIMGLTQDGKQFRPSDWAERLCGVMSCFRPEGTGGRNAHLQYSPYVLPTMINGVRSVVVNEALRGLDPLAYHFVLNFAKDNNLQVIDACLLPEKNAGKS from the coding sequence ATGGCTGATCCCATCAATACCACCAACGCGCCGGCACAAGAATTCATCATCATGGGTTTGACCCAGGATGGTAAACAGTTCCGCCCCAGTGACTGGGCCGAACGACTATGCGGCGTCATGTCCTGTTTCCGCCCGGAAGGTACTGGCGGACGCAACGCTCACCTTCAATATTCCCCCTATGTTTTGCCGACCATGATCAACGGTGTCCGTTCGGTCGTCGTCAATGAAGCGCTGCGCGGCCTCGACCCGCTCGCCTATCATTTCGTGCTCAATTTCGCCAAAGACAACAATTTGCAGGTCATCGACGCCTGCCTCTTGCCCGAGAAAAACGCCGGCAAGTCCTAG
- the fumC gene encoding class II fumarate hydratase: protein MKHRMERDTFGLIEVPDDRLWGAQTQRSLHHFHISTERMPAELVVALAAVKRSCAVVNQGLGKLDAKKGAAIVAAADEVIAGKHPQEFPLSIWQTGSGTQSNMNMNEVLANRASELLGGVRGEERLVHPNDDVNQSQSSNDIFPTAMHVASCMAVATHLIPMLHKLRATLEKKSEEFKDVVKIGRTHLQDATPLTLGQEFSGYVAQLTHAEMAIISTLNALSELAAGGTAVGTGLNAHPEFGMRVAAELETHYGFPFKTAPNKFAALASHDAMVSAHGALKTLAAALMKIANDVRWLASGPRSGLGELTIPENEPGSSIMPGKVNPTQCEALTMLCAQVFGNDVAINFGGASGNFELNVFKPLIVHNFLQSVRLLADGMDSFDEHCAQGIEANRDRIADLMERSLMLVTALAPHIGYDKAAKIAKQAHHDGTTLKQAALALGYVTEEQFAQWIKPEEMTGPK, encoded by the coding sequence ATGAAACATCGAATGGAGCGCGACACCTTTGGTCTGATCGAGGTCCCCGACGATCGGCTGTGGGGTGCACAGACGCAGCGCTCGCTGCATCATTTCCACATTTCCACCGAACGCATGCCGGCTGAGCTGGTTGTTGCACTGGCCGCCGTCAAGCGTTCCTGTGCCGTGGTCAATCAAGGCCTCGGCAAGCTGGACGCCAAGAAGGGCGCAGCCATTGTCGCCGCCGCCGACGAAGTCATCGCCGGCAAACACCCGCAGGAGTTTCCGCTGTCGATCTGGCAGACCGGTTCCGGCACGCAAAGCAACATGAACATGAACGAAGTGCTGGCCAACCGCGCTTCGGAACTGCTGGGCGGCGTGCGTGGCGAAGAGCGTCTCGTCCATCCGAATGACGACGTTAATCAAAGCCAGTCCTCCAACGACATTTTCCCGACAGCGATGCATGTTGCATCCTGTATGGCTGTTGCGACGCATCTGATCCCGATGTTGCACAAGTTGCGCGCGACGCTGGAAAAGAAATCCGAAGAATTCAAGGACGTCGTCAAGATCGGCCGTACCCATTTGCAAGACGCTACGCCACTGACCTTAGGCCAGGAGTTTTCCGGTTATGTCGCACAGTTGACGCATGCAGAAATGGCGATCATTTCCACCCTCAATGCGCTCAGTGAACTGGCTGCCGGCGGCACCGCCGTTGGTACCGGTCTCAATGCACATCCGGAGTTCGGCATGCGCGTTGCTGCAGAGCTGGAAACGCATTACGGCTTCCCGTTCAAAACAGCGCCGAACAAGTTTGCTGCGCTGGCCAGCCACGATGCGATGGTGTCTGCACACGGTGCTCTGAAAACGCTCGCCGCCGCACTGATGAAGATCGCCAACGACGTCCGCTGGCTGGCCTCCGGCCCGCGCTCGGGTCTGGGTGAACTCACGATTCCAGAAAATGAACCGGGCAGCTCCATCATGCCGGGCAAGGTTAATCCGACCCAATGCGAAGCGCTCACCATGCTCTGCGCGCAGGTGTTCGGCAACGATGTCGCGATCAACTTCGGCGGCGCGTCCGGTAATTTCGAGCTGAACGTCTTCAAACCGCTGATTGTGCATAACTTCCTGCAAAGTGTGCGTTTGCTGGCCGATGGCATGGACAGCTTCGATGAGCATTGCGCGCAGGGCATCGAAGCCAATCGTGATCGTATCGCAGACCTGATGGAACGCTCGCTGATGCTGGTGACGGCCCTGGCGCCGCATATCGGATACGACAAGGCCGCCAAGATCGCCAAACAGGCGCATCACGATGGTACGACGTTAAAGCAGGCCGCATTGGCGCTCGGTTATGTCACCGAAGAGCAATTCGCTCAGTGGATCAAGCCGGAAGAAATGACCGGCCCGAAGTAA